A single Brevundimonas sp. SL130 DNA region contains:
- the flgG gene encoding flagellar basal-body rod protein FlgG — protein MRALRTAASGMAAQQLNVEVISNNIANMNTVGFKKQRAEFQDLLYQNVERMGAQSSSQGTVVPTGIQIGAGVKAGAVYRVTEQGTPAQTGNDYDMAIDGEGYFQITLPSGEIAYTRAGNLQVNQEGQIVTDDGYALEPAVTIPQDAVDVTISKSGLVQVTQDGQTAPTTVGQIELATFFNEAGLEAVGDNLLLETAASGAANIGTPGDAGFGSILHGYTEASNVDSVVEISALIIAQRAYEMNSKVISTADEMLSVTAQVKG, from the coding sequence ATGCGCGCGCTCAGAACCGCAGCCTCGGGCATGGCCGCCCAACAGCTAAACGTGGAGGTCATCTCCAACAACATCGCCAACATGAACACGGTGGGCTTCAAGAAGCAGCGCGCCGAGTTCCAGGACCTGCTCTACCAGAACGTCGAACGGATGGGCGCTCAGTCGTCCAGCCAGGGCACCGTCGTCCCGACCGGCATCCAGATCGGCGCGGGCGTCAAGGCCGGCGCCGTCTATCGCGTGACCGAACAGGGCACGCCGGCCCAAACCGGCAACGACTATGACATGGCCATCGACGGCGAGGGCTATTTCCAGATCACCCTGCCTTCGGGCGAGATCGCCTACACTCGCGCCGGCAATCTGCAGGTCAACCAGGAAGGCCAGATCGTCACCGACGACGGCTATGCGCTGGAGCCGGCGGTCACCATCCCCCAGGACGCGGTCGATGTCACCATCTCCAAGTCGGGTCTGGTCCAGGTCACCCAGGACGGCCAGACCGCGCCGACCACCGTGGGCCAGATAGAACTGGCTACCTTCTTCAACGAGGCGGGGCTTGAAGCCGTCGGCGACAATCTGCTGCTGGAGACCGCCGCATCGGGCGCCGCCAACATCGGCACCCCGGGCGACGCCGGCTTCGGCAGCATCCTGCACGGCTACACCGAGGCGTCGAACGTCGATTCCGTGGTGGAGATCAGCGCGTTGATCATCGCCCAGCGCGCCTATGAGATGAACTCCAAGGTCATCTCCACAGCCGACGAAATGTTGTCGGTCACCGCTCAGGTGAAGGGCTAA
- a CDS encoding phosphoadenylyl-sulfate reductase: MLQTLEGVQNGPRLSVTTPLDEVEAAAAATDVLVLEFDAFRDGRGFSLAAVLRERGYAGRLIAAGKVLPDQARHLRRSGFDAVELAPGADTAAWARMDQAFSGSYQPAVDPAPTIWQRRRAASNDPDLQGLADWLNRETEGKDASEILKAALDPALGLRVGAISSFGAESAALLHIVAETDRDVPVVFLETGQHFLQTLSYRTQLTKALGLTDVRLVTPDANEKATLDVRDDLWRTDADACCDLRKVRPLARATVGFNAVITGRKRYQAATRAQLKPFEVLDGVLRINPLADWDADDVEAWLEAHDLPRHPLVEQGYRSIGCWPCTRAVEDDEEARAGRWSGMDKVECGIHLGRRQVAA, translated from the coding sequence ATGCTGCAAACGCTTGAAGGGGTTCAGAACGGACCGCGTCTGTCGGTCACGACCCCGCTGGACGAGGTCGAGGCGGCCGCCGCCGCGACCGACGTCCTGGTGCTGGAATTCGACGCCTTTCGCGACGGGCGTGGGTTCTCGCTGGCGGCGGTGCTGCGCGAGCGGGGCTATGCCGGACGGCTGATCGCGGCGGGCAAGGTCTTGCCCGATCAGGCGCGGCATCTGCGGCGCTCGGGCTTCGACGCGGTCGAGCTGGCGCCGGGCGCGGACACGGCGGCCTGGGCGCGGATGGATCAGGCCTTCAGCGGTTCCTATCAGCCGGCGGTCGATCCGGCGCCCACCATCTGGCAGAGGCGCCGGGCGGCGTCGAACGACCCTGATCTGCAAGGCCTGGCCGACTGGCTGAACCGCGAGACCGAGGGCAAGGACGCTTCGGAAATCTTGAAGGCGGCCCTGGACCCGGCCCTGGGCCTGCGCGTCGGGGCCATATCCTCGTTCGGGGCGGAATCGGCGGCCCTGCTGCACATCGTCGCCGAGACGGACCGGGACGTGCCGGTGGTGTTTCTGGAGACGGGTCAGCATTTCCTCCAGACCCTGTCCTATCGTACCCAGCTGACCAAGGCCCTGGGCTTGACCGATGTGCGGCTGGTGACGCCCGACGCGAACGAAAAAGCGACCCTGGACGTCCGCGACGACCTGTGGCGGACCGACGCCGACGCCTGCTGCGATCTGAGGAAGGTGCGGCCGTTGGCCCGCGCTACGGTGGGTTTCAACGCCGTCATCACCGGGCGCAAACGCTATCAGGCCGCGACGCGCGCCCAGCTGAAGCCGTTCGAGGTGCTGGACGGGGTGCTGCGGATCAATCCGCTGGCGGACTGGGACGCCGACGACGTCGAGGCCTGGCTGGAGGCGCACGACCTGCCGCGTCACCCGTTGGTTGAGCAGGGCTATCGCTCCATCGGCTGCTGGCCCTGCACCCGCGCCGTCGAAGACGACGAAGAGGCGCGCGCCGGACGCTGGTCGGGGATGGACAAGGTCGAGTGCGGCATCCACCTAGGACGACGTCAGGTCGCGGCCTGA
- a CDS encoding nitrite/sulfite reductase, which translates to MYRYDEFDHALVRERVEEFSDQVARRASGALTEDEFKPLRLMNGVYLQLHAYMLRVAIPYGTFNSRQMRQLAHIARTYDKGYGHFTTRTNIQYNWPALTDLPAILSDLADVEMHAIQTSGNCIRNTTTDVFAGAADDEIEDPRPWCEIIRQWSTIHPEFSFLPRKFKIAVIGAEKDRAAIRTHDVGLQIVRGADGGTAFRVFVGGGQGRLPHIGQEIASAVPAADLLAYLTAILRAWNLLGRRDNIHKARIKILVASVGLEAFREEVEKHYASLRLEDLRIPEDEAERIKAYFAPPPFEDLPKASAPFDRALLADPDFARFARNNVRRHRQPGYASVVVSLKPVGGVPGDITADQMDAVADLAERYAFDELRAAYEQNLVLPHVKLDDVPALWRALLEAGLATANADLATDVIACPGLDYCSLANARSIPVAQALSKRLADMDYQERLGPVRINMSGCINACGHHHVGHIGVLGVDRKGEEYYQITVGGSPDEQAALGDIVGKSLPADEVAPAIQRTLDRYLEIRAEGERFIDTVRRVGPDPFRDAIYETLDAANA; encoded by the coding sequence ATGTATCGCTATGACGAGTTCGACCACGCCCTGGTGCGTGAACGGGTCGAGGAATTCTCCGACCAGGTGGCGCGCCGCGCGTCCGGCGCCCTGACCGAGGACGAGTTCAAGCCGTTGCGGCTGATGAACGGGGTCTATCTGCAATTGCACGCCTATATGCTGCGGGTCGCCATTCCCTATGGGACCTTCAACAGCCGGCAGATGCGCCAGCTGGCCCATATCGCCCGCACCTATGACAAGGGCTACGGCCATTTCACCACGCGGACGAACATCCAGTACAACTGGCCGGCCCTGACCGACCTGCCGGCGATCCTGAGCGATCTGGCCGATGTCGAGATGCACGCCATCCAGACCTCGGGGAACTGCATCCGCAACACCACGACCGACGTCTTCGCCGGCGCCGCCGACGACGAGATCGAGGATCCACGCCCCTGGTGCGAGATCATCCGCCAGTGGTCGACCATCCACCCGGAGTTCAGCTTCCTGCCGCGCAAGTTCAAGATCGCGGTGATCGGGGCCGAGAAGGACCGGGCGGCGATCCGCACCCATGACGTGGGCCTTCAGATCGTGCGCGGCGCGGACGGCGGGACCGCCTTCCGCGTCTTCGTCGGCGGAGGGCAGGGGCGTCTGCCCCATATCGGCCAGGAGATCGCTTCGGCCGTGCCGGCGGCGGACCTGCTGGCCTATCTGACCGCCATCCTGCGGGCGTGGAACCTGCTGGGGCGGCGCGACAATATCCATAAGGCGCGGATCAAGATCCTGGTCGCCTCGGTCGGGCTGGAGGCCTTCCGCGAGGAGGTGGAGAAGCACTATGCCTCCCTGCGCCTCGAAGACCTGCGGATTCCGGAAGACGAGGCCGAGCGGATCAAGGCCTATTTCGCCCCGCCGCCGTTTGAGGACCTGCCCAAGGCCAGCGCGCCGTTTGACCGCGCCCTGCTGGCCGATCCGGACTTTGCCCGGTTTGCGAGGAACAATGTGCGGCGTCACCGCCAGCCGGGCTATGCCTCGGTGGTGGTGTCGCTGAAGCCGGTCGGCGGGGTGCCGGGCGACATCACGGCGGACCAGATGGACGCGGTGGCGGATCTGGCTGAGCGCTATGCCTTCGACGAACTGCGCGCCGCCTATGAGCAGAACCTGGTCCTGCCGCATGTGAAGCTGGACGATGTGCCGGCGCTGTGGCGGGCGCTGCTGGAGGCGGGGCTGGCCACGGCCAACGCCGATCTGGCGACGGATGTCATCGCATGTCCGGGACTGGATTACTGCAGCCTGGCCAACGCCCGGTCGATCCCGGTCGCCCAGGCCCTGTCGAAGCGGCTGGCCGATATGGACTATCAGGAACGGCTGGGGCCGGTCCGGATCAATATGAGCGGGTGCATCAACGCCTGCGGCCACCACCATGTCGGCCACATCGGCGTGCTGGGCGTGGATCGCAAGGGCGAGGAATACTACCAGATCACCGTCGGCGGTTCGCCTGACGAACAGGCGGCCCTGGGCGACATCGTCGGTAAGAGCCTGCCCGCCGACGAGGTCGCGCCCGCGATCCAGCGGACCCTGGACCGCTATCTTGAAATCCGCGCCGAGGGCGAGCGGTTTATCGACACGGTGCGCCGTGTCGGTCCCGATCCCTTCCGCGACGCCATCTATGAGACGCTCGATGCTGCAAACGCTTGA
- a CDS encoding cysteine synthase A, which translates to MSVTTSVIDLIGHTPLVRLNRLSDETGCEILGKAEFMNPGGSIKDRAALSIVQGARASGALKPGGTIVEGTAGNTGIGLALVGAALGHPVVIVIPRTQSEEKKSAIRSLGARLVEVDAAPFSSPNHFVHYSGRLATELNESEEAGAIWANQFDNTANRDAHYTTTAPEIWEQTGGRIDAFVSAVGSGGTISGVAAYLREKKPEVTIALADPAGAAMFNWFTKGEMTGEGSSITEGIGVARITGNLEGFKPDHAYRIEDAEFLPILFDLVKYEGLSLGGSAGVNIAGAVRLAREIGPGKTIVTCLCDPGSRYASKLFNPEFLTSKGLPVPAWG; encoded by the coding sequence GTGTCCGTCACAACGTCTGTCATCGACCTGATTGGCCATACGCCGCTGGTCCGCCTGAACCGCCTGTCCGATGAGACGGGCTGCGAAATCCTGGGCAAGGCCGAGTTCATGAACCCCGGCGGCTCGATCAAGGACCGCGCGGCCCTGTCGATCGTCCAGGGCGCACGCGCGTCCGGCGCGCTCAAGCCCGGCGGGACCATTGTTGAGGGCACGGCGGGCAATACCGGCATCGGCCTGGCCCTGGTCGGGGCGGCCCTGGGGCATCCGGTGGTCATCGTCATTCCGCGCACCCAGTCGGAAGAGAAGAAGTCGGCCATCCGTTCGCTGGGCGCGCGCCTGGTCGAGGTGGACGCCGCCCCCTTCTCCAGCCCCAACCATTTCGTCCACTATTCGGGACGTCTGGCGACCGAGCTGAACGAGAGCGAAGAAGCGGGCGCCATCTGGGCCAATCAGTTCGACAACACCGCCAACCGCGACGCCCACTACACGACCACGGCGCCGGAGATCTGGGAACAGACCGGCGGCCGGATCGACGCCTTCGTTTCGGCCGTCGGCTCGGGGGGCACCATCTCGGGCGTCGCCGCCTATCTGCGCGAGAAGAAGCCCGAGGTGACCATCGCCCTGGCCGATCCAGCCGGCGCGGCCATGTTCAACTGGTTCACCAAGGGGGAAATGACGGGCGAAGGCTCGTCGATCACCGAGGGGATCGGGGTGGCGCGGATCACCGGCAATCTGGAAGGCTTCAAGCCTGACCACGCCTACCGGATCGAAGACGCCGAGTTCCTGCCGATCCTGTTCGATCTGGTGAAGTACGAAGGCCTGTCGCTGGGCGGATCGGCGGGGGTCAATATCGCCGGCGCCGTGCGGCTGGCGCGCGAGATCGGTCCGGGCAAGACCATCGTCACCTGCCTGTGCGATCCGGGTTCGCGCTATGCGTCCAAGCTGTTCAATCCGGAATTCTTGACGTCGAAGGGATTGCCGGTTCCGGCGTGGGGTTAA
- a CDS encoding DUF885 domain-containing protein: MKFHSLAVAAVIAATPQAAALAQSRPATPPAAVSASPAERALDAVIADYETYLKSIDPMAASSEGDVEAMARVPDLSRSFELAQRAPLQAFVDRLKAIDPAGLSHGAAINHAFLLYTLNRSIEGLDYDTSRLAFDSEGGPGTWALYVGGSTRLNSVAEAEAYVRRIRGFGSLYAQTTDNARRGLATGMVQAKSVTESALTIARNDVAITPDAEPLLKPLTTLPPTVPQSDRDRLTAQAASTVADVIVPARRAWLTFLETEYLPKAPVEPGLGNRPGGKAMYAYLVRGHTTTDLTPDQIHQIGLSEVARIRARMDVEMKAAGWTGDFAGFLAFLRSDPQFYAPTREALIEKASEMAKRADGGLPALFATLPRLPYDVQPVPPQIEENYTTGRYNGGSMQNGVAGHYVVNTSKLNQRPLYELPALTLHEAVPGHHLQIALQQEAEGQPYFRRQANVTAYTEGWGLYAEYLGEEMGFYRTPYERFGRLSYEMWRACRLVADTGLHWMGWSEEQARACFRDNSALAPHNIETELQRYIGWPGQATAYKIGEIRLREIRARAERELGPKFNIRTFHDALLTEGPLPLALLDQRMNAWIAAEK, encoded by the coding sequence ATGAAGTTCCATTCTCTGGCCGTCGCGGCCGTCATCGCCGCTACGCCACAGGCGGCGGCCTTGGCGCAATCTCGTCCCGCGACGCCCCCCGCCGCCGTCTCCGCCAGCCCGGCCGAGCGCGCACTGGACGCCGTGATCGCGGACTACGAGACCTATCTGAAATCGATCGACCCGATGGCCGCCTCCAGCGAGGGCGATGTCGAGGCCATGGCGCGCGTCCCAGACCTGTCGCGGTCGTTCGAACTGGCCCAGCGCGCGCCTTTGCAAGCCTTCGTCGATCGGCTCAAGGCCATTGATCCGGCGGGTCTTTCCCATGGCGCAGCCATCAACCACGCCTTCCTGCTCTACACCCTGAACCGCAGCATCGAGGGGCTGGACTATGACACCTCGCGGCTGGCCTTCGACAGCGAGGGCGGTCCGGGAACCTGGGCCCTCTATGTCGGCGGAAGCACGCGCCTGAACTCGGTCGCCGAGGCTGAGGCCTATGTCCGACGGATCCGAGGCTTCGGCAGCCTTTACGCCCAGACCACCGACAACGCCCGGCGCGGTCTGGCGACCGGCATGGTCCAGGCCAAGTCCGTCACCGAAAGCGCCTTGACCATAGCGCGCAACGACGTGGCGATCACGCCGGACGCCGAGCCCCTGCTGAAGCCCCTGACCACCCTGCCCCCGACCGTGCCTCAGTCGGACCGCGATCGGCTGACGGCCCAGGCCGCATCGACTGTAGCCGACGTCATCGTCCCGGCCCGGCGGGCCTGGTTGACCTTCCTCGAGACCGAATATCTGCCCAAGGCCCCGGTCGAACCCGGTCTGGGGAACCGCCCCGGCGGCAAGGCCATGTACGCCTATCTGGTGCGCGGCCACACGACCACCGACCTGACGCCGGACCAGATCCATCAGATCGGCCTGTCCGAGGTCGCCCGCATCCGCGCCCGGATGGATGTGGAGATGAAGGCCGCCGGCTGGACCGGCGACTTCGCCGGCTTCCTGGCCTTCCTGCGGAGCGATCCCCAGTTCTACGCCCCGACGCGCGAGGCCCTGATCGAGAAGGCGTCCGAAATGGCCAAGCGTGCGGACGGCGGCCTGCCGGCCCTGTTCGCCACCCTGCCCCGCCTGCCCTACGACGTGCAGCCGGTGCCGCCCCAGATCGAGGAAAACTACACCACCGGCCGCTACAACGGCGGCTCGATGCAGAACGGCGTCGCCGGCCATTATGTGGTCAATACGTCGAAGCTGAACCAGCGGCCGCTGTACGAATTGCCGGCCCTGACCCTGCATGAGGCGGTGCCGGGCCACCATCTCCAGATCGCCCTGCAACAAGAGGCCGAGGGCCAACCCTATTTCCGGCGCCAGGCCAATGTGACCGCCTACACCGAGGGCTGGGGGCTGTACGCCGAATATCTGGGCGAGGAGATGGGCTTCTACCGCACCCCGTATGAGCGGTTCGGCCGTCTGTCCTACGAAATGTGGCGCGCCTGCCGTCTGGTCGCCGACACCGGCCTGCACTGGATGGGCTGGTCAGAGGAACAGGCCCGCGCCTGTTTCCGCGACAACTCCGCCCTGGCGCCCCACAATATCGAGACCGAGCTCCAGCGCTATATCGGCTGGCCGGGCCAAGCCACGGCCTACAAGATCGGCGAGATCCGCCTGCGCGAGATCCGCGCCCGGGCTGAACGCGAACTGGGGCCGAAGTTCAACATCCGCACCTTCCACGACGCGCTGCTGACCGAAGGCCCGCTGCCCCTGGCGCTGCTGGACCAGCGGATGAACGCCTGGATCGCGGCGGAGAAATAG
- the flgF gene encoding flagellar basal-body rod protein FlgF — protein sequence MENAAYIGLSRQMTLRRELDIVANNVANANTTGFKVEQLMVGTEVGQRARNDSIRPSASFVLDNGVGRDFGQGSMSETGRPLDFAIAGEGAFFTVRDGAAGEAYTRDGAFTLDAEGRLTTKQGQAVLGGGAEIVLDPALGEPSVGADGTITQDGQITGRLSVVRFDTLGVLEKGGDGLYRNGSNTQPVEANDAQIHQGALEASNVNSLTEITNLIEISRAYESITRMIENTTDLSRRAVERLGKAA from the coding sequence GTGGAAAACGCCGCCTATATCGGATTGTCTCGTCAGATGACGCTGCGCCGCGAACTCGACATCGTGGCCAACAACGTCGCCAACGCGAACACCACCGGATTCAAGGTCGAACAGCTGATGGTCGGCACGGAAGTGGGCCAGCGCGCCCGCAACGACTCCATCCGCCCCTCGGCCAGCTTCGTGCTGGACAACGGCGTCGGCCGCGACTTCGGTCAGGGCTCGATGTCCGAGACCGGCCGTCCGCTCGACTTCGCCATCGCCGGCGAAGGGGCTTTCTTCACGGTCCGCGACGGCGCAGCCGGCGAGGCCTACACCCGTGACGGCGCCTTCACCCTGGATGCCGAAGGCCGTTTGACCACCAAACAGGGTCAGGCCGTACTGGGCGGCGGCGCGGAAATCGTGCTCGACCCGGCGCTGGGCGAGCCTTCAGTCGGCGCGGATGGAACCATCACCCAGGACGGGCAGATCACGGGCCGCCTGTCCGTCGTCCGCTTCGACACGCTCGGCGTGCTCGAGAAGGGCGGCGACGGCCTCTATCGCAACGGGTCCAATACTCAGCCGGTCGAGGCCAACGACGCCCAGATCCACCAGGGAGCGCTCGAGGCGTCGAACGTCAACTCGCTGACCGAAATCACCAACCTCATCGAGATCAGCCGGGCTTACGAAAGCATCACGCGGATGATCGAAAACACCACGGACCTCAGCCGTCGCGCCGTAGAGCGCCTCGGCAAGGCCGCTTAA
- a CDS encoding flagellar basal body-associated FliL family protein: MKFGKKKGDPNAEADAPAAADGAEGEEGAPKKKKLPILFIIAPVALLVLGGGGAAAFFMMKPKPAAEAHGEEAAAGHGEEAAAGEGEKKAEEGGHGKDAKKEEGGGHGAPAEGGEADPALGKIAEGPDGVTFYTLPDMVMNIQSPDGKATFLKLKLTLEMHDAEVATQLQSELPRLQDMFTGFVRELRPEDLSGSAGTYQLRAELLRRINLVAAPGKVDAVLIEEMLVN, translated from the coding sequence ATGAAGTTTGGCAAGAAAAAGGGCGACCCGAACGCTGAAGCCGACGCACCCGCCGCTGCGGACGGCGCCGAGGGCGAAGAGGGCGCGCCGAAGAAAAAGAAGCTGCCCATCCTGTTCATCATCGCGCCGGTCGCCTTGTTGGTCCTGGGAGGGGGCGGTGCTGCGGCCTTCTTCATGATGAAGCCCAAGCCGGCCGCTGAAGCCCATGGCGAAGAGGCTGCGGCAGGTCATGGCGAGGAAGCCGCCGCCGGCGAAGGTGAGAAAAAGGCCGAAGAGGGCGGGCACGGCAAGGACGCGAAGAAAGAAGAGGGCGGGGGGCACGGCGCACCCGCAGAGGGGGGCGAGGCCGACCCGGCCTTGGGCAAGATCGCCGAAGGGCCTGACGGCGTCACCTTCTACACCCTGCCGGACATGGTGATGAATATTCAGTCGCCCGACGGGAAGGCGACCTTCCTGAAGCTGAAACTGACCCTGGAAATGCATGACGCCGAAGTGGCGACCCAGCTCCAGTCCGAACTCCCGCGCCTACAGGACATGTTCACGGGATTCGTGCGCGAACTTCGGCCAGAGGATCTGAGCGGTTCGGCGGGCACCTATCAGCTGCGCGCCGAACTGCTGCGCCGCATCAACCTGGTCGCCGCGCCCGGCAAGGTCGACGCCGTGTTGATCGAAGAAATGCTGGTCAACTAG
- a CDS encoding DUF2849 domain-containing protein, which yields MKIVTANRLSDGRVIYAGVDNQPVEGIGQASTLDDATAEIVLAEVAGRPDIFVNPYLVEVQDRTPSGRDRLKERIRSAGPTVGHSVAGGVG from the coding sequence GTGAAGATCGTCACCGCAAACCGTCTGTCGGATGGCCGCGTCATCTATGCCGGCGTGGACAATCAGCCGGTCGAGGGCATTGGCCAGGCCTCGACCCTGGATGACGCCACGGCCGAGATCGTGCTGGCCGAGGTCGCCGGGCGACCGGACATCTTCGTCAATCCCTATCTGGTCGAGGTTCAGGACCGCACGCCCTCGGGCCGTGACCGGCTGAAGGAGCGGATTCGCTCCGCCGGACCGACCGTCGGCCACAGTGTCGCGGGAGGCGTGGGCTGA
- the flgH gene encoding flagellar basal body L-ring protein FlgH: MRNLLIVASVAASLGACSTAVEAVRGPQLAPIGYPAALMPAQQAYMAAPGMRTEATPASANSLWRVGARTFFGDQRARRVGDILTVNIDIDDSAQTQNSTTRARSNDSSAGVSNLFGLESSLGRLLPGGFDPASMVSMEGETNASGSGSVSRSEKVSLTVAAVVTEVMANGNMVIQGRQEVRTNREVRELTVAGIVRPEDISSANAINHTQIAEARISYGGRGDISRMQATPAAQSLVERFSPF; the protein is encoded by the coding sequence ATGCGCAACCTCCTGATCGTCGCCTCCGTCGCCGCCTCGCTGGGCGCCTGCTCCACCGCCGTCGAGGCCGTTCGCGGGCCGCAACTGGCGCCCATCGGCTATCCCGCCGCCCTGATGCCGGCTCAACAAGCCTATATGGCCGCTCCCGGAATGCGGACCGAAGCCACGCCCGCCAGCGCCAACAGCCTGTGGCGGGTCGGCGCCCGCACCTTCTTCGGCGATCAGCGGGCGCGACGCGTCGGCGACATCCTGACCGTCAACATCGACATCGACGACAGCGCCCAGACCCAGAACTCGACCACGCGGGCGCGCTCCAACGACTCCTCCGCAGGGGTATCGAACCTGTTCGGCCTGGAGAGCAGCCTGGGCCGCCTGCTTCCCGGCGGTTTCGACCCCGCCAGCATGGTGAGCATGGAGGGCGAGACCAACGCGTCGGGCTCGGGCTCGGTGTCCCGCTCCGAAAAGGTCTCCCTGACCGTTGCGGCCGTGGTGACCGAGGTCATGGCCAACGGCAATATGGTGATCCAAGGTCGGCAAGAAGTGCGCACCAACCGCGAGGTCCGCGAACTGACCGTCGCCGGCATCGTGCGGCCGGAAGACATTTCGTCGGCCAATGCGATCAACCACACCCAGATCGCCGAAGCCCGGATCTCCTACGGCGGCCGCGGCGACATCAGCCGGATGCAGGCCACCCCGGCGGCCCAGAGCCTGGTGGAGCGGTTCAGCCCGTTCTGA
- a CDS encoding flagella basal body P-ring formation protein FlgA, producing the protein MIAIRRSLVLALAFSGALSGAAWAGAVSLKSNPVDDDGRVTLGDIFENAGAAGDVMVAQRVGPSVVLEASQVQALARQAGLLWDNPTGLRRIAVRQSSGAVQPTSAAAAGQTSTGSGRTASVFAGQPVIARNDMVRVTYQVGGVNLSVMGKAMRNAAVGEPVAVLNTSSNRVIDAVASGPGQAVAGPAALAAQVHTQQLAAR; encoded by the coding sequence ATGATCGCGATCCGCCGCTCCCTGGTTCTCGCCCTCGCCTTCAGCGGCGCACTCTCCGGCGCCGCCTGGGCTGGAGCCGTGTCGCTGAAGTCGAACCCGGTGGACGACGACGGCCGCGTCACCCTGGGCGACATTTTCGAAAACGCCGGGGCCGCCGGCGATGTCATGGTCGCGCAACGGGTGGGCCCCTCGGTCGTGCTGGAAGCCAGTCAGGTCCAGGCTCTGGCGCGTCAGGCCGGATTGCTCTGGGACAATCCCACCGGCCTGCGTCGGATCGCCGTTCGGCAATCCTCCGGCGCGGTCCAGCCCACCAGCGCCGCAGCCGCCGGCCAGACGTCCACGGGCTCAGGTCGGACCGCCTCCGTTTTCGCCGGCCAGCCGGTCATCGCCCGCAACGACATGGTGCGCGTCACCTATCAGGTCGGCGGCGTGAACCTCAGCGTCATGGGCAAGGCCATGCGCAACGCCGCCGTGGGCGAGCCTGTCGCCGTTCTGAACACCAGCTCCAACCGCGTCATCGACGCCGTCGCCTCCGGCCCCGGACAGGCCGTCGCTGGTCCTGCCGCCCTCGCGGCCCAGGTCCACACCCAACAACTCGCCGCACGCTAG